The nucleotide sequence CCCGTTGATGTCCCCGGTTATCCATCATGATCATGAAAGGACTACCGGAAGTCAGCACCTCTTTCGGCAGGGTTAGTTCCATCTTTTTTTCAATGGTATTGTCCGATGATTCGGCAAGGCAGAACCTTGCTGCCCCGGAACAGAAAAGAACGATCGTAAAAAAGACGAACAAAATATGGCGATATTTTCTCTGATACATGACTTTGTCCTGCTGTTCAGTTATTTTGCAGACAACTGATTAATCTCTTAAAAATATAAACATTTCAAACGTGTGACCGACGCAGCTCCTTGTTACTGGTTACGGCGTCTCTTGTCCGTTAAGGAGTAGAAATAAAATTGGCGGCAGCACCATAGACGGAAAATCATCAGAGTCGCCCGGATCGGTACCGCGCCCGACTTCAAAACCATCGCTGTACCCGTCACCGTCTGCATCATAATCCAGCAAATTGATCTTTCCGTCATTATCAATATCGCTGTCCCACTCCTCACCCCAGTAGGCAACCTCTTCTCCGTCATCCAGGCCGTCGCCGTCCGTATCAGCGACATAGGGGTCTGTGCCATACAATAAGACCTCCTCGCCATTCCCTAAACCGTCATTATCAGAATCCTGTGGTGTGACGGTCATGGTCTTTCGGTTGCCCATAAGATCATAGGTATAATCAAAAACAGTCCCTGTTGACTCTTGAGCCTGCTCAAGATAACCAATCGTACTGTAATCATAATAAATAATCTTTGAAAATACAGCAGAAGGAATAGTGAAAATTAATAGCCAGATAACGGACACTATTTTCAGGACGGATAACAGGTGGGGCGTTTTTCGATCTGTCATTATAGAATAAGGGGTTGTATTATTCTTCAGTATCAAGACGCATATTCTGTAGATTTCTACAAACACTACTCACGAATCAACTTTTAAGTCAATAAAAATAATTAATTATCAGCTTCACCTTGAATGGTGTTTAGAAATTTCTCTGTGCCACAGGAAAATTTCTATGCTATTTAATTACATTAACAACCAAGCAAATAGGATGGAATTTCAGTTAAGGGAGGAGAGAGGGACGCATTTCCCAAAAGTCGGAATGTGTGTGTTGACCGCAAACTTGATGGCCTGGTAAAAAGTCAGAAAACAGTAATTCGCTAACGGCAACTCAACGAGTTACAACACGATTTTTCGCAAAATTGGACTTTTTACGAAACCATCAAACTTGATTCCACAAGACATATAAATCTTGCTTTTGCAGTTTTATCTTGAAAAAATCAATGTGAGCAAAAGGGGGAGAAAGTGCTGTTTGTCGCCGATGGATAAAAATCGCGAGGGTAAGCTGTTTGCTTCGCTCAGACCTTCTCAAGTGGTTGAGACGATAAAAGAGCTTTATCGCAGGATTCAGTATACCCCTTCATCCCGGCCCAGCGGGCCGGGCCAACAAAGCATGAAAGGTGGGAAGCCTGATCGACTTCGCCGACCACTTTCATATAAAGAAGCAGAGAACAGAGCGAGATTATTTTGTTTGAAACATGAATCGTATGCTTTATTCCGATATAGCGGAAAAAGGACTGCCGATCGGCAGTGGGTCAGCCAAGAGTGTAATACAAAGAGTAGTCAACCTGCGTTTCAAGGATTCTTCGCTGTTTTGGTTGAAGGAAACAGCCGAGGCTATGCTGTATTTACGGGCGCACTATAAAGCCGCTTAAAGGAAGATGGAAGATGCTGAGAGAGCATATTTCTCATTGAAGGCTGCGAGGGTATTTGACCAAATCTTATGGCATGCGCCCTTATAAAAAAAATCTTCTCCTCAGCCGTTCTAGAGAAATCAGCTTAAGGAGAAGATGAGTTAGCAGGCAGTACCCTCAGGACAAAATTATTTTTTTTCCTTCTCCTTCTCCTTCTCCTTCTCCTGAAGGGAGGATATAATCTGATCTGCCTTTTTAAATCCAGGAAGAACGCGTCCATCTGGCATGATCAAGGTCGGAGTGGAGGCGATATAGAACTTCTTGGCTAAGGTGATATTCTTCTCAACGATATCAGTATCGCAGTCTGGTGCAGGCAAAGGCTTTTTGTTCAGGCTGTCTTCCAGGAGGGCTATAGCCTTCTCATTCTCGCCTTTCAACTTGGTACAGACAATGGTTTGCGCCTTGGACTTGGCATTCGGGTGCATAGCCAAGGGAAACATTTTAATAAAAAAGGCGATATCAGGGCGCTGCGCAATAACTTTTTTCATTTCATGGTGGAGCCTACCGCAGTATGTACACTCTGGATCATCAAACACAATAATCTTATTTTTCGCAGCAGCATCGCCAAGAATAAGGACGTCATCCAGAGGGATCTCCGAGCGATCAACCTTATTCATTTTAACAAAATTTTCCTGCGTCACATTCTCATTATTCTTCAGGCGAATCACGTTACCACTGATCAGGTAGCTCTTGGAAAAATCAAGATAGAACGGAAGCTTCTGGCCGTTATAGACAGCCTCTACATCCCAAAGCCCTGGCACTTCGCTGCGTTTGACGTCCAGGACTTCGCTAACCTTGCCTTTGAGCAAACGGGCAACCTCGTCTCGGTTGACAGAATGGCAGTCGCGGCAGTCCCCAGCACCGCAACCGGCTTCTTGGAACCCCATTGCCTGACTGCCAGAGAGCAAGGTAACAAGAAAAAAAGAAAGAAAAAGTTTATTGCGCTTCATAATCGACATAAAAAGTAAGAGTTTTTCTCAGATTGTTCGACAAAGCCACTTCCGCTGCATAACGTACAGCGATCACACTGTTTACATATGAGCCAGTTTACCGTTTTCTAACCGTAAAAGCAAGGTGGTTCAACGGGAAGGCCTCTTGGTGTCTTTGCTATTTTTATTCTCAAGGAGGCAAGGATGATAAGACATAAAAAAGGCCGCCAGCTTACGCCAGCGACCTTTTTTCTCTCTCGTTAGAGACCTACTTTAACGAATTCAGAATAAAAAAACAACAGGCTTCAATATCCATAGAAGATATCACTCTCTTCTTCTGAACCGGAAAAGGACGCAATTCAGTTTAATCAAGCTGAACTATTTTTCTTTCTCGATGCGCACATCCAAACCAGCCTTACGATAAGCCTGCGAGAATTTTTCCACCTTGGCTTTATCTTCGGAACTAAAGAGCTTACGAGGTCGTCCATTCAACAACGTCTCCCGAACCTTCTCTTCGGATAACTTCGAGATGCGCTGAATCATCACAATACATTCCTTTTCCTTGGCCCCGGTGAACAAGCGTCCCTGAGAAATCAAATGGTATTTCATCGACAGCCCCTATCTTCAAATCATTTTTTTAATATGATTATTATATTAACATATCTGCCCTCCAGATACCCGACTTATCTTACAGGCTTTCATACTTTCCAGCAACAATCTTCTCTCTGCCTGTGTACTCCTTACCGCTCCTGTTGCAATTTCCTGAGTCTCTGCTGCAGCCCTTTATCCAGGGGATCAAGCAGTAACGCCTGCTCGTACTCCTCAATTGCCTGCCCCTTATTCCCTTTTTTAAAAAATATCTCACCAAGAGAAATATGAAAAGGGGCATAACGGGGCAGATGCCGAAGACCAAGCCGCAGGGCCTCTTCTGCCTCTGCCTCTTTATTTTTCGTGCGATAATACCGGGCCACTTCGATAAAATAACGAGGAAGCACCTTGGGTTCGTTTTCAATGAAGTCAAGTGAGCGCTTCAAGACAAACGCATATTCTTCTGTTTTCTTTTCCTTTTTTATCTGATCCCAAAAGCCAAACCAGACAGAGGTCCGCTCAGGTAACGTTGCGGCCACTTCCTTCTGGTCAAGCCCATACTGAGTCAGCAAGGGATAAAAGGGACGCAACAGATTGGCATTCTGCTCAAGCTCTTTTCTCAACCTCTCCAGGCCCTGTCTTCTTGGATCACGAGAAAGCTCAAATTTCGCCCAGTTTTGAAAGGATACGGCCCTTTGCTCAGCTCTTCTATACCCGGTCTCCAACAAATTCTGCGCTTGTATGGGATCAACAGAAGTCATCAAATGACCAAGCTGTTGCAGATAGACAAAATGCATGGGTTGCCGCAGTACCGCCTCTCCAGACAGGGCAATAGCTTCGTTGTTTTTCCGCTGCCATCTCTTGACGTTTGCCAAAGCATAGGCATACATCCCGCTCAAGGAATCAATATTCTTTGCCTCTTCAAGCAGCCCAACCATTTTTTCTGCCTTGACAGCAGGCTCCAGGGAGCTTACGGCGAACACCAACCTTGCCTGCTGATACTTTCTTTCTGCCAACACCATTCGTCCTTGCAAACACAAGGTGACGCAAAAAAGAAGAAGCGTCATTATAAACATCCCCCCTTTCATTCGCTGACTCGAGGTCACTGGCACCAATAAGGTGCGGGAATTCTGAGAGGAGCATCGAGTGTTTCCGGCCGAGACCAGCAGCGCGCAACAAAAAGCAAAATAAAGGCCGTTTGCACCATTATGCAAATTAAAATCAAAAAGGCTATAGACAAGCATCCCGGCAACACTACTCAATGCGCCCATTGCAAGAAGATATGATACGCTCTCCTTACGCACCTGAATCTGCCGACAGCCTCCCCTTAATACGCTCACAATA is from Candidatus Electrothrix sp. GW3-4 and encodes:
- a CDS encoding thrombospondin type 3 repeat-containing protein: MTDRKTPHLLSVLKIVSVIWLLIFTIPSAVFSKIIYYDYSTIGYLEQAQESTGTVFDYTYDLMGNRKTMTVTPQDSDNDGLGNGEEVLLYGTDPYVADTDGDGLDDGEEVAYWGEEWDSDIDNDGKINLLDYDADGDGYSDGFEVGRGTDPGDSDDFPSMVLPPILFLLLNGQETP
- a CDS encoding DsbC family protein, whose translation is MSIMKRNKLFLSFFLVTLLSGSQAMGFQEAGCGAGDCRDCHSVNRDEVARLLKGKVSEVLDVKRSEVPGLWDVEAVYNGQKLPFYLDFSKSYLISGNVIRLKNNENVTQENFVKMNKVDRSEIPLDDVLILGDAAAKNKIIVFDDPECTYCGRLHHEMKKVIAQRPDIAFFIKMFPLAMHPNAKSKAQTIVCTKLKGENEKAIALLEDSLNKKPLPAPDCDTDIVEKNITLAKKFYIASTPTLIMPDGRVLPGFKKADQIISSLQEKEKEKEKEKK
- a CDS encoding O-antigen ligase family protein, producing MLTLFFAPLAFGTTETWSLFTLELLVVLAGIWLFFPFAKAKGTYYRSPGLLALVLLLSWMAFQSLSLPAPLVRMIAPNIFHAYQPVLDLSALPHLGNWIPLTINRKATLQELLRVSSYALFYLITVQLLTSSRRLLRTVQVVSALAVFIAFFSILQRVTAPDTLFWFRKLTEGKTAFGPWVYKNHYAGFMVMLCPLVLSQFVLHRPSLKHGETIREKIVAFFSDNGATVHLFWGFGTVVLLASVFLTQSRGGILSIVCGVLLFFLLIRRQQRRMGTLPLLVLAIGLLIIVSWYSWEPILERFRNIIDSKAGGIKDDRLLVWADALRIIAAFPFTGSGFGTFVDIFPSYKTLPDDLLYEHAHNDFLELLTDGGLIAGVIGLCFIVSVLRGGCRQIQVRKESVSYLLAMGALSSVAGMLVYSLFDFNLHNGANGLYFAFCCALLVSAGNTRCSSQNSRTLLVPVTSSQRMKGGMFIMTLLLFCVTLCLQGRMVLAERKYQQARLVFAVSSLEPAVKAEKMVGLLEEAKNIDSLSGMYAYALANVKRWQRKNNEAIALSGEAVLRQPMHFVYLQQLGHLMTSVDPIQAQNLLETGYRRAEQRAVSFQNWAKFELSRDPRRQGLERLRKELEQNANLLRPFYPLLTQYGLDQKEVAATLPERTSVWFGFWDQIKKEKKTEEYAFVLKRSLDFIENEPKVLPRYFIEVARYYRTKNKEAEAEEALRLGLRHLPRYAPFHISLGEIFFKKGNKGQAIEEYEQALLLDPLDKGLQQRLRKLQQER